The following are encoded in a window of Bos indicus x Bos taurus breed Angus x Brahman F1 hybrid chromosome 4, Bos_hybrid_MaternalHap_v2.0, whole genome shotgun sequence genomic DNA:
- the TWISTNB gene encoding LOW QUALITY PROTEIN: DNA-directed RNA polymerase I subunit RPA43 (The sequence of the model RefSeq protein was modified relative to this genomic sequence to represent the inferred CDS: deleted 1 base in 1 codon): protein MAAGCSVAPRPKAASEGPAGVLPCLELPTYVAACALVNSRYSCLVAGPHRRHIALSPRYLNKKRTGIREQLNAELLRYSESLLGVPIAYDNIKVVGELGDIYDDQGHIHLNIEADFVIFCPEPGQKLMGTVNKVSSSHIGCLVHGCFNASIPKPEQMPADQWQTLQINVGDELEFEVFRLDSDAAGVFCIRGKLSIASLQTKCSAVPEEAPETGADEPVEKPPKKKKKKKKDREPCEVEGGATEPEDFAEVATKDEADLHVSNSVNGLWEEEPKKKKKKKKQEHQDQEPVFQGSDSSGYQSDHTKKKKKRKSEEAEFTPLVERTPKRKGRSNFLLCVLNRIWFFKDLYTVHDESLN from the exons ATGGCTGCGGGTTGCTCAGTGGCTCCGCGGCCGAAGGCGGCCTCAGAAGGGCCAGCCGGCGTCTTGCCTTGCCTAGAATTGCCTACCTACGTGGCTGCTTGTGCGCTTGTGAATAGCCGCTACTCCTGCCTGGTGGCGGGGCCGCACCGAAGACACATCGCTCTGTCGCCGCGCTATCTTAACAAGAAACGCACCGGTATTCGAGAACAGCTCAATGCAGAGCTCCTGCGCTATTCCGAGAG cctttTAGGTGTACCCATTGCTTATGATAACATCAAAGTAGTGGGTGAATTAGGAGATATTTATGATGATCAAGGACACATTCATCTTAACATTGAAGcagattttgttattttctgcccTGAACCAGGGCAAAAACTTATG GGCACAGTGAATAAAGTGTCCTCGAGCCACATTGGCTGCTTGGTTCATGGGTGCTTCAACGCCTCCATCCCTAAACCTGAGCAGATGCCAGCTGACCAGTGGCAGACGCTACAGATAAACGTGGGTGATGAACTGGAATTTGAAGTATTTCGTTTAGACTCAGATGCTGCTGGAGTATTCTGCATTCGGGGAAAACTAAGTATCGCTAG TTTACAAACCAAGTGCTCCGCAGTTCCTGAAGAAGCACCAGAAACTGGCGCTGATGAACCTGTCGAAAAACCtcccaagaagaaaaagaaaaagaagaaagaccgAGAGCCATGTGAAGTGGAAGGCGGTGCCACAGAGCCGGAAGACTTTGCAGAAGTTGCCACGAAGGACGAGGCAGACCTGCACGTCAGTAACAGTGTGAATGGCCTCTGGGAGGAAGAGccgaagaagaagaagaagaagaagaagcaggaACATCAGGACCAAGAGCCTGTTTTCCAAGGCAGTGACTCCAGTGGTTATCAAAGTGaccatacaaagaaaaaaaagaaacgaaAGAGTGAGGAGGCTGAGTTTACGCCACTTGTGGAACGCACACct aaaagaaaagggagaagtaACTTTCTTTTGTGCGTTTTAAACAGGATTtggttttttaaagatttatacaCAGTACATGACGAAAGTTTAAATTAA